A window from Leptothermofonsia sichuanensis E412 encodes these proteins:
- a CDS encoding O-antigen ligase domain-containing protein — MPQQANAIANFVLLLWLPIVVYIFSRFPAQRALVISFLGAWLFLPMASIKFPGIPDYNKMSAASYGILLSTIIFDVGRFSTFRFSWIDMPMAVWCICPFFSSMANGLGPYDGLSATLSQVVTWGIPYFLGRIYLNNLAGLRNLAIAIFIGGLLYIPFCLYEGRMMFSFHEAFYGFHPGGFLMSIRLGGYRPTVFMNHGLMVGVWMMSASLMGVVLWRTGIIKKVWNFPISWWVGLLLVTFVLVRSTGAYMLFAAAVVIFLIARYFQNTLLVWLLIGGMCIYLNLGATGAFPRTEITGAVAQVFPPERVQSLDFRFENEEILSAKARQNPIFGWGGFGRNRVFDEYGEDTTVTDSLWIIAFGLNGYVGLISIFMALLVPVVAFCRRYPAKLWAHPAVAPAAALAVSLLMYALDCILNAMVNPVFALTCGGLAGAVVASSTETAPRRSRIASKAT, encoded by the coding sequence ATGCCCCAACAAGCGAACGCAATTGCCAATTTTGTCCTTCTCCTCTGGCTTCCGATTGTTGTCTACATCTTTTCGCGCTTTCCGGCACAGCGGGCGTTGGTCATCAGTTTTCTGGGAGCCTGGTTGTTTTTGCCGATGGCAAGCATCAAGTTCCCAGGCATCCCTGACTACAACAAGATGTCTGCCGCCAGCTATGGCATTCTACTTTCGACCATCATTTTTGATGTGGGGCGTTTCAGTACTTTCCGGTTTAGCTGGATTGATATGCCGATGGCAGTCTGGTGTATCTGTCCATTTTTCTCTTCTATGGCGAATGGTCTGGGTCCTTACGACGGGCTATCTGCGACGCTGTCCCAGGTGGTCACCTGGGGGATCCCTTACTTCCTGGGCAGAATTTACCTGAACAATCTGGCAGGATTGCGAAATCTGGCAATTGCTATCTTTATTGGTGGTTTGCTGTACATCCCATTCTGTCTGTATGAAGGACGGATGATGTTCAGTTTTCATGAGGCATTTTATGGCTTTCATCCTGGCGGCTTTTTAATGTCGATTCGGCTGGGCGGCTACAGACCCACAGTTTTCATGAACCACGGGCTGATGGTGGGTGTGTGGATGATGTCAGCATCCCTGATGGGTGTTGTGCTCTGGAGAACTGGAATCATCAAAAAAGTTTGGAATTTCCCAATCAGTTGGTGGGTAGGTCTGTTGCTGGTCACGTTTGTGCTGGTCAGGTCTACAGGCGCTTATATGCTGTTTGCTGCTGCCGTGGTGATATTTTTAATCGCCAGATATTTTCAAAATACTCTGCTGGTCTGGCTCTTGATTGGTGGGATGTGTATTTACTTGAATCTGGGTGCCACCGGGGCATTCCCACGGACAGAAATCACCGGTGCCGTTGCTCAAGTTTTTCCACCAGAGCGGGTACAGTCCCTGGATTTTAGATTTGAGAATGAAGAGATTCTGTCAGCGAAAGCAAGGCAAAATCCAATATTTGGATGGGGTGGTTTTGGCAGGAACCGGGTATTTGATGAGTATGGTGAGGATACGACGGTCACCGATAGTCTCTGGATTATTGCGTTCGGGCTGAACGGATATGTTGGTCTGATCAGCATTTTTATGGCGTTACTGGTACCTGTGGTTGCCTTCTGTAGACGTTATCCTGCCAAGTTGTGGGCGCATCCGGCGGTGGCACCAGCCGCTGCTTTAGCGGTTAGCCTGCTGATGTATGCATTGGACTGTATTCTCAACGCGATGGTAAATCCTGTCTTTGCTTTGACCTGTGGAGGGCTGGCGGGAGCCGTGGTCGCAAGTTCTACAGAAACCGCTCCAAGACGCAGCCGGATTGCCAGCAAGGCCACCTGA
- a CDS encoding glycosyltransferase family 4 protein, with translation MKITIVLPYADLSGGIRVIAIYADRLQKRGHEVFVVSTPYKQPSFLEQIKSVVKGQGWLNIPSRASSPLDDIDVEHRIIDSWRPIVDADVPEADVVIATWWETAEWVANLSPSKGAKAYFMQDYGAPGQELENIIPTWRLPLHIITIAQWLVDLIHKHCGEIPVSLAPNAVDTEVFYASPRGKQQHLTVGLGYRTMFSKGTDIALKAIQLAMNTVPDLRLVTFGQPLTDALPLPPNAVYEYRPTDDRIRQIYESCDAWLFPSRIEGFGLPILEAMACRTPVIGTPAGAAPELLTEGGGILVKPEDPEDMSKAIQYIGHLSDSEWRSMSDKAYSTATRYTWDHATDLFESALYTAVERSKRGEPVLDR, from the coding sequence ATGAAGATCACAATCGTTCTTCCTTATGCGGATCTCAGTGGTGGAATCCGGGTCATCGCAATTTATGCTGACCGTTTGCAAAAACGGGGTCATGAGGTATTTGTGGTCTCCACACCCTACAAACAACCCAGTTTTCTAGAGCAAATTAAATCTGTAGTTAAGGGACAAGGATGGTTAAACATCCCCAGTCGAGCATCCTCTCCTCTGGACGACATTGATGTTGAGCATCGAATCATAGATAGCTGGCGTCCGATTGTGGATGCGGATGTGCCAGAGGCTGATGTTGTCATTGCTACCTGGTGGGAAACGGCTGAATGGGTCGCTAACTTGTCTCCCAGTAAAGGTGCAAAAGCCTATTTTATGCAAGATTATGGAGCACCTGGTCAAGAGTTGGAAAATATCATTCCCACCTGGCGATTGCCACTTCACATCATTACGATTGCTCAATGGCTGGTTGACCTGATTCACAAACACTGTGGAGAAATTCCCGTCAGCCTTGCTCCAAATGCTGTAGATACGGAGGTTTTCTACGCTTCGCCGCGAGGAAAACAACAACATCTTACTGTCGGGTTGGGCTATCGCACGATGTTCAGTAAGGGGACTGACATTGCCCTGAAAGCGATACAGCTCGCTATGAACACAGTCCCAGATCTGCGGTTAGTAACGTTTGGACAACCCTTGACTGACGCTTTACCCCTGCCTCCCAATGCCGTTTACGAATATCGACCAACGGATGACCGGATCCGGCAGATTTATGAATCCTGTGATGCGTGGTTATTTCCAAGCCGAATTGAAGGGTTTGGTCTGCCAATTCTGGAAGCAATGGCCTGTCGGACTCCCGTCATTGGTACGCCTGCGGGAGCTGCTCCTGAACTCCTGACAGAAGGAGGAGGAATTCTTGTGAAACCGGAAGATCCGGAGGATATGTCAAAGGCAATCCAGTATATCGGCCACCTTTCTGACAGTGAGTGGCGGTCAATGTCTGACAAAGCCTACTCCACGGCAACTCGTTATACCTGGGATCACGCTACTGATCTATTTGAATCTGCCCTCTATACTGCCGTAGAACGGTCAAAACGAGGTGAACCTGTCCTGGATAGATAG
- a CDS encoding polysaccharide biosynthesis/export family protein — translation MSKGTTRLIAGLTLSVFIGTTQTLPAIAQTQASQVTPIRSAATSLVEDAYTLGSGDVIKVDSFDTQELVLEPRYTVLPDGTVNLPWVGNVAVNGLTLKGAAEVLTQRYSRFIRKPIITISLVAPRPLKVGVIGEVNRPGSYIISVISNETTVASLNQRTGGDGGGGANQWPTIIKAIQTAGGITQSANIRQIQIRRPQEPGVERMIDVDLWRFLQTGELSQDVSLRDGDTIIIPKSTTLDPAEITQVAITNFSPEIIRVNVVGEVVTPGTVQIRPSSTLNQGIMAAGGFKLGRNKKEVELIRLNPDGTVTRRKIRVDLSKSLSEQDNPPLYNNDIIVVNRNAIAGISDFLGGTLGPFLGLLGIVNIFGGN, via the coding sequence ATGTCTAAGGGAACTACTCGACTCATCGCTGGGCTGACTCTGTCTGTCTTTATTGGAACCACTCAAACCTTGCCTGCGATCGCTCAAACCCAAGCGTCCCAGGTCACCCCCATTCGGAGTGCCGCTACTTCTCTGGTTGAGGATGCTTATACCCTTGGATCAGGGGATGTGATCAAGGTAGATAGCTTCGATACCCAGGAATTGGTTCTGGAACCTCGCTATACCGTGCTACCCGATGGCACCGTCAATCTACCCTGGGTCGGAAATGTGGCGGTCAATGGATTGACGCTGAAAGGGGCCGCCGAAGTGTTGACCCAGCGGTACAGTCGCTTTATCCGCAAGCCAATTATCACAATTAGCCTGGTTGCTCCGCGTCCACTTAAGGTTGGGGTAATCGGGGAAGTGAACCGTCCCGGTTCTTACATCATCAGTGTTATCAGTAACGAAACCACCGTTGCCAGCCTCAATCAGCGCACGGGTGGTGATGGTGGTGGTGGCGCAAATCAGTGGCCCACTATTATCAAAGCCATTCAAACAGCAGGAGGAATCACCCAGTCAGCCAATATCCGTCAAATTCAAATCCGTCGCCCCCAAGAACCAGGGGTCGAACGAATGATTGATGTTGACCTCTGGAGGTTTTTGCAGACTGGAGAACTGTCTCAAGATGTCAGCTTGAGGGATGGCGATACAATCATTATTCCGAAGTCAACGACCTTAGACCCGGCTGAGATCACGCAAGTCGCAATCACAAATTTCTCCCCTGAGATCATTCGGGTGAATGTGGTGGGTGAGGTTGTGACCCCTGGTACCGTGCAAATTCGCCCCAGTTCTACCCTGAACCAGGGAATTATGGCAGCGGGCGGGTTTAAGCTGGGTCGCAACAAGAAAGAAGTTGAGTTGATTCGTCTCAATCCTGATGGCACGGTGACCCGAAGAAAAATTCGGGTTGACCTGTCGAAGAGTTTAAGTGAACAGGATAATCCGCCGCTATACAATAACGACATCATTGTTGTGAATCGCAACGCGATCGCTGGAATTTCGGATTTCTTGGGAGGTACCTTAGGCCCCTTCCTGGGGCTATTAGGAATTGTCAATATTTTTGGGGGTAACTAA
- a CDS encoding GumC family protein, with protein MSAEESIQDLSLNGSSRPLGLNDELEGDLVESPSRQQGLNLGFIVRLARRNALLISAITLATTGAAAFSAFGPPTYQGQFSILVEPITSQARSTDPSAISRDRGAENDTVDYPTLLQVLQSPELLSKIAGEIQSRYPDVTAGTLLQDIARKNLVVRRPGTNMMDTAKIVAVSYEGIDPERVQYILQKLSDGFLKFSLEYRRTRIGGGIQFIEDQLPGLQQRVNNLEAEIQALKQRYRITDPVAEGAALSRQLQETQAARANAQRELAEQQTLYANLQRQLGLTPTEALAAASLSENPRYQALLTQLKTVETQIAVKAARFNEESPVIESLRDQQRNLIALLNEESQINLGETSTVPVGPRVLAFQNPTRIELIRQYVAAGNLVRQLQVRNQAVSQSEAFLDQRLQQFPAISRQYNDLQQQLDMSTRTLNQFLTQRETLRIEAAQKEVPWTVISPATIARDATGKPLAQPVKSVRNLAMGAIAGLILGFAAALLREKRQDIFYGVEDIRGALKPQLLGSIPYREGTNQIINPLAGNSDTFSKAFNALYTNIRFLKSDPVRSLVVGSPGTGDGKTTIALNLALAAASMGRRVLLVDGNLRSPHIHSLLGLSNSMGLSELLTERVQVSEAVQRSSLDKNLSILTAGQPSIDSIRALGTAEMQRLDQRLRSEFDLIVYDTPDLSEFSDAKFLAAQSDGLLMAVGIGRTKRSQTAQVVAELNRFHLPVLGIVSNQSAKSATASYAQAQRAQHTQEQTAILENLGILKPGLPTSTKQ; from the coding sequence ATGAGCGCCGAAGAAAGTATCCAGGATTTGTCCCTCAATGGTTCCAGCAGACCCCTGGGATTGAACGATGAACTGGAGGGCGATCTGGTTGAGTCTCCCTCCAGGCAGCAGGGCTTAAATCTGGGCTTTATTGTCAGATTGGCACGCAGAAATGCTCTTTTGATTTCGGCGATCACCCTCGCGACCACTGGAGCAGCCGCGTTTTCAGCCTTTGGACCGCCTACCTACCAGGGGCAATTCAGCATTCTGGTAGAACCAATTACCTCCCAGGCGCGGTCAACCGATCCCTCTGCAATTTCTCGCGATCGCGGTGCTGAAAATGACACCGTAGACTATCCAACCCTGCTCCAGGTGCTTCAAAGCCCGGAACTGCTGTCCAAAATTGCGGGAGAAATTCAAAGTCGCTACCCTGATGTGACGGCAGGCACTTTACTCCAGGACATTGCCAGAAAGAATCTGGTGGTGCGGCGTCCTGGGACTAACATGATGGACACCGCCAAAATTGTGGCAGTCTCCTACGAAGGAATTGACCCGGAGCGTGTTCAGTACATCCTGCAAAAACTCTCTGATGGGTTTCTAAAGTTCAGTCTCGAGTATCGGCGAACCCGAATTGGTGGTGGGATTCAATTTATCGAAGATCAGCTTCCGGGATTGCAACAGCGGGTCAATAATTTGGAAGCCGAAATTCAAGCCCTGAAGCAACGCTACCGGATTACCGATCCAGTGGCTGAAGGGGCGGCTCTCTCCCGGCAACTCCAGGAAACCCAGGCTGCCCGCGCCAATGCCCAGCGGGAGTTAGCCGAGCAGCAAACCCTTTATGCCAACTTGCAAAGACAGTTGGGACTGACCCCAACAGAAGCTTTAGCGGCTGCATCCTTGAGTGAAAACCCTCGTTACCAGGCTTTACTCACCCAACTGAAAACGGTTGAAACTCAGATTGCAGTGAAAGCCGCCCGGTTTAATGAGGAAAGCCCTGTGATTGAGTCCCTGCGGGATCAGCAGCGAAATCTGATCGCTTTATTGAATGAAGAGTCGCAAATTAACCTGGGTGAAACCTCAACTGTACCAGTAGGCCCCCGGGTACTGGCTTTTCAAAACCCGACTCGGATTGAACTGATCCGGCAATACGTCGCAGCAGGCAACCTTGTGCGCCAGTTGCAGGTTCGCAACCAGGCAGTTTCCCAGTCTGAAGCGTTTTTAGACCAGAGACTTCAGCAGTTCCCTGCTATTTCACGCCAGTACAACGACTTGCAGCAGCAGCTAGATATGAGCACGCGCACGTTGAATCAGTTCTTGACACAGCGTGAAACCCTGCGAATTGAGGCGGCTCAAAAAGAAGTTCCGTGGACAGTCATTTCTCCAGCCACCATTGCCAGGGATGCCACGGGTAAACCCCTTGCCCAGCCAGTGAAGTCTGTCAGAAACCTGGCGATGGGGGCGATCGCCGGATTAATTCTGGGCTTTGCAGCCGCCTTGTTGAGAGAAAAACGGCAGGATATTTTCTATGGTGTTGAAGATATTCGAGGGGCGTTGAAACCTCAACTCTTAGGGTCCATCCCCTACAGGGAAGGGACAAATCAGATTATAAATCCTCTGGCCGGAAATTCGGACACCTTCTCAAAGGCATTCAACGCTTTGTATACCAATATCCGATTCTTGAAATCTGACCCGGTGCGATCGCTGGTAGTTGGGTCGCCTGGTACGGGTGATGGCAAAACAACCATTGCACTGAACCTCGCTCTGGCGGCAGCTTCAATGGGTAGACGGGTGCTACTGGTAGATGGCAACTTGCGTTCTCCCCATATCCATTCCCTGCTGGGTTTGTCTAACTCGATGGGGTTAAGTGAACTGCTGACGGAGAGGGTTCAGGTGAGTGAAGCCGTTCAGCGCTCGTCCCTGGATAAAAACCTTTCGATTTTGACCGCTGGTCAGCCGTCGATAGACTCTATCAGAGCACTGGGAACGGCTGAAATGCAGCGGCTCGATCAGCGGTTGCGGTCTGAATTTGATCTGATTGTTTATGACACCCCTGACCTTTCCGAATTTTCAGATGCCAAGTTTCTGGCGGCTCAATCCGATGGTCTGTTGATGGCAGTGGGTATTGGCAGAACTAAGCGATCGCAGACGGCTCAGGTTGTTGCAGAATTAAACCGCTTCCATCTGCCAGTATTGGGCATTGTCTCGAATCAGTCTGCTAAAAGTGCCACTGCTTCCTATGCCCAGGCACAGAGGGCACAGCATACCCAGGAACAAACCGCGATTCTGGAAAACCTGGGAATCTTAAAACCCGGATTGCCTACATCTACAAAGCAGTAA
- a CDS encoding glycosyltransferase family 2 protein: MALILGVISLVAALALLVPVTVLFIECMAASLGGQPPVWEEMLPRPSVAVLVPAHNEALGIGPTLTTLVAQMTPLDRLIVIADNCEDETATIAQRYGATVIERQDATRRGKGYALDFGLKALYPFPPDVVVIIDADCLVAPGAIETIARQAITYQRPVQATYLMARPERLSSKTAVSLLAFTIKNLVRPLGLNRLGLPCLLTGTGMAFPWGMMEKISLATGNIVEDMKLALDLALVGYPPMFCAAARVTGALPQQDRAARSQRTRWEHGHLQMLLTQGPRLLHASLHKRRFDLLAMALDLCIPPLSLLVMLWLVATVVAVLAGIFGGSLIPVSILALEGLFILVAILVSWANHASAEIPFGALLAVPFYVMWKIPLYLAFLVKPQTRWVRTERDRADTSNL, translated from the coding sequence ATGGCTTTGATTTTGGGTGTAATTTCGCTGGTGGCCGCCTTGGCACTGCTGGTTCCTGTTACGGTCCTTTTCATTGAATGTATGGCAGCCAGTTTGGGAGGGCAGCCTCCAGTTTGGGAAGAGATGTTGCCCCGGCCATCGGTAGCCGTTCTGGTTCCGGCGCACAACGAAGCTCTCGGAATCGGCCCGACGCTGACGACACTGGTTGCTCAGATGACTCCTCTGGATCGATTGATTGTCATTGCCGACAACTGTGAAGATGAAACGGCGACGATCGCTCAACGGTATGGTGCTACTGTAATTGAGCGGCAGGATGCAACACGGCGGGGTAAGGGATACGCCCTTGATTTTGGCTTAAAAGCATTGTATCCATTTCCTCCAGACGTGGTTGTCATCATAGATGCGGATTGCCTGGTTGCACCGGGTGCGATTGAAACAATTGCCCGTCAGGCGATCACCTATCAGCGTCCAGTGCAGGCAACTTATCTGATGGCTCGCCCAGAGCGACTGTCGTCGAAGACCGCCGTGTCTCTGCTGGCATTTACGATCAAAAATCTTGTGCGTCCGCTTGGGTTAAATCGACTTGGCCTCCCCTGTCTGCTGACGGGAACGGGCATGGCATTTCCCTGGGGAATGATGGAGAAAATATCCCTTGCCACTGGAAATATTGTAGAGGATATGAAGCTGGCGCTTGACCTGGCTCTGGTTGGCTATCCACCAATGTTTTGCGCTGCGGCCAGGGTGACCGGAGCTTTACCCCAGCAAGATCGGGCAGCCAGAAGTCAGAGAACCCGTTGGGAGCACGGTCATCTGCAAATGCTGTTAACTCAGGGACCTCGCCTCCTGCATGCCTCCCTGCACAAGAGACGATTTGACCTGCTGGCGATGGCTCTGGATCTTTGTATTCCGCCGCTTTCTCTGCTGGTGATGCTGTGGTTAGTCGCAACTGTTGTGGCTGTGCTCGCTGGAATTTTCGGTGGATCCTTGATTCCAGTATCCATTCTGGCACTGGAAGGACTGTTCATTCTGGTTGCCATTCTGGTGTCCTGGGCAAACCATGCCAGCGCAGAAATTCCCTTCGGGGCACTGCTGGCAGTCCCGTTCTACGTTATGTGGAAAATTCCGCTCTACCTCGCCTTCCTGGTAAAACCGCAGACCCGTTGGGTGCGGACGGAGCGCGATCGCGCGGATACCTCTAACCTTTGA
- a CDS encoding cysteine desulfurase family protein produces MEHRPIYLDCHATTPVDRRVLMAMMPFFTEHFGNAASTGHCYGWEAEAAVQQAREILAAAIQATPEEIIFTSGATEANNLAIKGVAEASFNRGRHIITVITEHSAVLDPCRYLQSLGFEVTFLPVQADGLIDLTELEQAFRADTILVSIMAANNEIGVLQPLAEIGKRCREHQVLFHTDAAQAIAKIPLDVETMNIDLMSLTAHKIYGPKGVGALYVRRRHPRVRLAPQLHGGGHERGLRSGTLCTPQIVGFAKAVELGLAEMADESQRLTRLRDRLWQQLQSAGGLYLNGHPTRRLAGNLNISVAGVNGQALHLGLQPVMAVSSGAACTAAKVAPSHVLQALGRSATLAHASIRFGIGRFNTEAEIDRAAEWAMATIQSLRETTGSTGCLKG; encoded by the coding sequence ATGGAACACCGACCCATTTACCTGGACTGTCATGCAACAACACCCGTGGATAGACGGGTGTTGATGGCAATGATGCCCTTTTTCACAGAGCATTTTGGCAATGCGGCCAGTACTGGTCACTGTTATGGTTGGGAAGCAGAAGCGGCTGTGCAGCAGGCAAGGGAAATCCTGGCAGCCGCAATTCAGGCAACTCCTGAAGAAATAATCTTCACCAGTGGGGCAACAGAGGCAAATAACCTGGCGATCAAGGGGGTGGCAGAAGCATCCTTTAATCGAGGCCGCCACATTATCACGGTTATCACAGAGCATAGCGCCGTCCTCGATCCCTGCCGTTACTTGCAGTCCCTCGGATTTGAGGTCACGTTTCTGCCGGTGCAGGCAGATGGGTTGATTGACCTGACCGAGTTAGAGCAGGCATTCAGAGCCGATACGATCCTGGTTTCGATAATGGCAGCCAATAATGAGATTGGGGTTCTGCAACCGCTGGCAGAGATTGGCAAGCGCTGCCGGGAGCACCAGGTTCTTTTCCACACGGATGCTGCTCAGGCGATCGCCAAAATTCCTCTCGATGTAGAGACAATGAACATTGATCTGATGTCTCTGACTGCCCATAAAATATATGGACCCAAGGGCGTTGGAGCACTCTATGTCCGGCGACGCCATCCCAGGGTAAGGCTGGCACCCCAACTGCATGGCGGTGGGCATGAGCGGGGGCTGCGTTCCGGGACACTCTGTACCCCTCAAATTGTTGGGTTTGCAAAGGCAGTGGAACTGGGGTTAGCAGAGATGGCGGATGAGTCGCAGCGGTTAACTCGACTGCGCGATCGCCTCTGGCAGCAGCTTCAATCCGCAGGCGGGCTGTATCTGAATGGGCACCCGACCCGGAGACTGGCAGGTAACCTCAATATCAGTGTGGCGGGGGTGAATGGCCAGGCACTCCATCTGGGGTTACAACCTGTGATGGCAGTCTCGTCTGGAGCCGCCTGCACCGCTGCTAAAGTAGCCCCGTCCCATGTGCTTCAGGCTCTGGGGCGTTCAGCCACTTTAGCCCATGCTTCTATCCGGTTTGGCATCGGGCGGTTCAATACCGAAGCTGAAATCGACCGGGCAGCAGAATGGGCAATGGCAACCATTCAATCTCTGCGAGAAACCACTGGCAGCACCGGATGTCTCAAAGGTTAG
- a CDS encoding TPM domain-containing protein produces the protein MSASAAYAYNNPELLPETQTPVIDLAKALSSSQEESLIKNLEDFEKETGWKLRVLTQFERTPGIAVKDYWGLDDHSVLLVADPRGGNLLNFSVGNDFYPLLPRTFWIELQTRFGNQFFVREHGEDQSILEALNSIQTCLRQGGCQVVPGLPREQWILTLITSVVGGLVCGFASHPRKEGEIIAWQWVLIFSPLWGILFIAFGIGPVVSRTSDWLPLFRNFAGFLMGALVAYLSPVVNRPSTQDEAS, from the coding sequence TTGAGTGCATCAGCCGCCTATGCCTACAACAACCCGGAGTTGTTGCCTGAAACTCAAACCCCGGTCATTGATCTGGCAAAGGCTTTAAGCAGTTCCCAGGAAGAATCTCTGATTAAGAACTTAGAAGACTTTGAAAAGGAGACTGGTTGGAAACTGAGAGTGTTAACCCAGTTTGAGCGGACTCCTGGTATAGCCGTCAAAGATTATTGGGGGCTTGATGACCACAGTGTTTTACTCGTTGCTGACCCCCGTGGGGGTAATTTACTCAACTTCAGTGTTGGGAATGATTTCTACCCTCTTCTGCCACGGACCTTTTGGATTGAACTGCAAACCCGCTTCGGCAACCAGTTTTTCGTGCGAGAGCATGGAGAAGATCAGTCTATTCTGGAGGCATTGAACTCGATTCAAACCTGTCTGCGGCAGGGAGGCTGTCAGGTAGTTCCAGGATTGCCCAGAGAACAATGGATTCTGACTTTGATTACATCGGTGGTGGGAGGGTTAGTCTGCGGATTTGCTTCCCACCCGCGCAAAGAAGGAGAGATCATTGCCTGGCAATGGGTATTGATCTTCTCCCCTCTGTGGGGTATTTTGTTCATTGCGTTTGGGATTGGTCCGGTGGTTTCTCGGACAAGTGATTGGCTCCCGCTGTTTCGCAATTTTGCCGGTTTTCTGATGGGGGCACTGGTGGCGTATCTATCGCCTGTGGTGAATCGACCATCCACCCAGGACGAAGCGTCATAG
- a CDS encoding adenylate/guanylate cyclase domain-containing protein, producing the protein MPHIYYLPDKRLVQPGQDAFTLLDASLEAGIPHTHVCGGNARCSTCRVLITEGLAYCAPRTPAEHELAQRLHLTPEVRLACQTGISGEGTITLRRLSLDAHDLGMFHDEAVGKVAPSFKGQEQQVAILFADIRGFTAFSEALLPYDVIYVLDRYFQLMGQEIQQQGGFVNVYMGDGLMALFGVDDPNRAVERAVRAGLNMLDALERLNPLLEDLYHRRLRMGIGINYGTTVIGTIGDPKAPVWTAIGDAVNLASRVEAANKPLGTSFLISEQAYHEVKDLVTVQPYFQVQLPGKSGEYTLYEVMDIVPPAIEKEGRSPAPVPQQSWLTWIQQLSVRIWNFMCSFWEG; encoded by the coding sequence ATGCCACACATTTACTACCTGCCGGATAAACGGCTGGTGCAACCAGGGCAGGATGCTTTCACCCTGTTAGATGCTTCCCTGGAAGCCGGAATTCCCCATACCCATGTCTGTGGTGGAAATGCCCGTTGCTCAACCTGCCGGGTTCTCATTACAGAAGGGCTGGCTTACTGTGCCCCCCGCACCCCTGCCGAACATGAACTGGCACAACGGCTCCACCTCACCCCTGAAGTACGCCTTGCCTGCCAGACAGGAATCTCTGGAGAGGGCACCATTACCCTGCGGCGACTGTCTCTGGATGCCCATGATTTGGGCATGTTCCATGATGAGGCTGTAGGCAAAGTTGCCCCCAGCTTTAAGGGTCAGGAACAACAAGTTGCAATTCTGTTTGCCGACATTCGTGGATTTACTGCTTTCTCTGAGGCACTGCTCCCCTATGACGTGATTTATGTCCTTGATCGCTACTTTCAACTCATGGGACAGGAAATCCAGCAGCAGGGTGGTTTTGTGAATGTATATATGGGCGATGGGCTGATGGCGCTGTTTGGTGTGGATGACCCCAACCGGGCAGTGGAACGGGCTGTGCGTGCCGGGCTGAATATGCTGGATGCCCTTGAACGGCTGAATCCCTTGCTGGAAGATCTTTACCATCGCCGTCTGCGGATGGGAATTGGAATTAATTATGGCACTACGGTGATTGGCACGATTGGTGACCCGAAGGCTCCGGTATGGACTGCGATCGGGGATGCTGTCAACCTTGCCAGTCGGGTGGAAGCAGCCAACAAGCCACTGGGCACTTCTTTTCTGATTTCAGAACAGGCCTATCACGAAGTCAAGGACCTGGTGACTGTACAGCCTTATTTTCAGGTACAGCTTCCTGGTAAGAGTGGGGAGTATACCCTTTACGAAGTTATGGATATTGTTCCGCCCGCTATAGAAAAAGAGGGGAGATCGCCCGCTCCTGTGCCCCAACAGTCCTGGCTGACCTGGATTCAACAATTGAGCGTCAGAATCTGGAACTTCATGTGCTCATTTTGGGAGGGGTAA